The following DNA comes from Oharaeibacter diazotrophicus.
GCCCGCCGTCCGGTGTCGAATGTTCAACAGAGCTACGCAGGCGAAGGTTCGCGAGCAAGTTGACCTTCGTCGCAAATACTTCGAACGACAGCCTTAAACGGTTGAATTTCACCGCGCATAGCCATTGGTAGCAGTGGCTGGACGGGTGCCGGGGGCGAATTTCTTTTCTTTCGCCCGGCGAACAAATCGCACGTCCAGCCGAGCTCGACTTGACGTTCACGTAAGGTCTGGACGACTACCGAGCTGCACAGCATCGGCGGCACGTGCAGGCGGCCCGGCCGCGACGCGGCCGGGAGCACGAACGAAGAGCGGAAGATCCGACGCCGGGCGGCTCAGCCGCGGGCCCGGGCGGCGTCGGCGAGGTCGCGCAGCGTCGCGCGGAGTTCGGCCGGGGCGCCCTGACGCGCGGGGAAGGCGAGCCGCACCACGGACTCGCCGTCCGAGAGGTCGAGGCCGTCCGGGTCGGCGGCGACGACGGTCCACGCGCCGTCGGGGCGGCCGAGGAGGCGCGTCGCCCACAGCCGCACGGTGTCGGCGTGACCCTCGTTGACGTGGCCGACCACGTCGGCCTCGGCGGCGGCGAAGGCGGCCGCGACGTCCTCGCCCGCGCGGAGGTCGTTGCCGGCGATGGTGTGGATCCGGCCGAAGCCGGCGACGAGATGGGCCCGATCGGTCGCGACCCGCATCATGCCGAAGTCGGCGAAGGCGGCGTAGCCCTCGGCCTCGGGGTGCCGGGCGAGGAAGCGCCCGCGGGCGTGGGCGAGGTCTGCGCTCTCGCCGTCGAGACGGGCGGCGCGGCCCTCGACGGTCAGCCGGGCACCGGCGAGCGGGTCGCCGCCCTCCCCGCCCGGGGCGACCAGCAGCAGCGCGCAGCGGCCGTCGCGGTCGAGGTTGCGGGTGTGGACCGCGAGCCTCGAGACCATGAGCAGCGGGTCGCCGGCGGCGTCGGTCGCCACCGTGACGAGGCTGGCGAAGGGGGCGCCGTCCTCGCCGAGGGTGGCGAGCGATCCCGTGGACGCGGCGCGCAGCACGGCGCGGGCGGCGGCGATCGGGTCGAAGGGCGCGTCGGTCATCGGCAGTGTCTCCTCGACCGGCCGCGCCGGGCGGCCGGTTTGTCTTTCCACCCGGGCCGAGACTATAGTCGCGCCCGCCGAACCGTCACCCCGGAACACGGAGCCTCCGGACGAGTGCGGACAGGCGGGGAGTGGAGCCGCGTTGACCATTCAGAGACCGAACGTGCCGGCGGACGCCGAGGGCGGATCCGCGGCTTGGCACGTCCTCAGGACGGCGTCGCTGGCCTGGCCCATCATCCTGTCGCGCGCGGGTCTCGTCGTGCTGTTCACCGCCGACACGGTGGTGACGGGCCGCGTCGGCGGCCTGGAGCTCGCCGGCCTCGGGCTCGGCGTCGCACCGCTGCTCGTGGTTCTGCTGGTCACGCTCGGCGCGATGCAGGCGACGGTGGTGCTCGCCGCCCAGTCGATCGGCGCCGGCCGTCCGGGCGCGATCGGCGACATCCTGCGCGCCGGCTTCGTCAACGCACTGCTGCTCGGCATCGGCGCTGCGGCGCTGTCGCTGTTCGCCGAGGACTTCTTCGTGGCGACCGGTCAGGCGCCCGACGTCGCGGCGGTCGCGGCGGCGGTGGCGCGCCAGTTCGCCTGGGGCATGCCCGGCCAGCTCCTGTTCATCACCGCCAACATGATCCTGGAGGCGACCGAGCGGCCGCGGGTCGGCATGGTGATCATCCTCGGCGCCAACCTCGTCAACGTCGTCCTCGACGGCGTGCTGGTGCTCGGCTGGGGCGGGCTGGTCGAGACCGGCGGCGCGGCGACCGCGATGGCGACGTCGTCGGTGGTGCGCTGGGGCGCCTTCGCCGCGGCGCTCGCCGTGCTCCTCGCCGACGAGGGCCGCAACGGCGGCCGCTACGGCATCCGCGCCCCGCTTTCGGCGTGGGTCCGCTGCTTCGTCGCCGCGGGCGGCGAGACCGGACGCACGATCCGTCGCCTCGGCCTGCCGATGGGGCTGGGCCAGGGCGTCGAGAGCGCGGCCTTCGCGGCGCTGGTGTTCATGGCCGGCCTGATCGGCACCGCCGCGCTCGCCGCCCACCAGACCACCATGACGGTGATGGCCCTGGTCTACATGAACGCGGTCGGCGTCGGCGGCGCGGCCTCGATCCGGGTCGGCAACGCGGTCGGACGCCGCCATCCGCGCGCACTCGCCCGCGCCGGCTGGAGCGCGATCGGCCTCGGCGGGCTCCTGTCCGGCCTCTGCGGCGTCGTGGTGGCGGCGGCGCCCGGAGCGGTGGCCGGCCTCGTCACCGCCGATCCCGCCGCGCTCGCGATCGCGACGCGGACGCTCGGGATCGCCGGTTGGCTGCTCGCGCTCGACTCCACCATGGGCGTCGCCATGGGGGCGCTGCGCGGCCTCGGCGACGTCTGGATGCCGACGCTGCTGCAGGCGGCGGCGTTCTGGTTCGTCGCGGTGCCGGTGGCCTGGCTCGCCGGCTTCCACCTCGACGGCGGCGCGGTCGGATTGTTCGTCGGCATGGGCGCGGGCATCATCGCCTCCAACGCGCTGCTGCTGCCGCGCTTCGCGGTCGCGAGCCGGGCGGCGGTGCGCCGGCTCGAGAAGGCCGCCGGGACCGCCTGACGACGGCCGCCGCCATATTTTTCGCTCATTTGTCGGCGGAAACGACGGAGGCGGGTGTATGATCGCCGCCGACGACCGGGCGGAATCGCCCGTGGGACAAGGAGTTCTCATGCCGACCATCGCGCTCGTCGACGACGACCGTAACATCCTGACCTCGGTGTCGATCGCACTGGAGGCGGAGGGCTACCGCGTCGACACCTACACCGACGGCGCGTCGGCCCTGGACGGTCTCGCCCAGTCCCCGCCGGACATGGCGATCCTCGACATCAAGATGCCGCGCATGGACGGCATGGAGCTCCTGCGCCGGCTGCGCCAGCGCACCGACATGCCGGTGATCTTCCTCACCTCCAAGGACGACGAGATCGACGAGCTGTTCGGCCTGAAGATGGGCGCCGACGACTTCATCCGGAAGCCGTTCAGCCAGCGCCTGCTGGTCGAGCGCGTGCGCGCCGTGCTCCGCCGTGCCGCCCCGCGCGACGCCACCGCGCCGAAGCCGACCGACGCCGCCAAGACGATCGAGCGCGGCGCCCTCGTCATGGACCAGGAGCGCCACACCTGCACCTGGAACGGCCAGAACGTCACGCTGACCGTGACCGAGTTCCTGATCCTGTTCGCGCTCGCCCAGCGCCCCGGCGTGGTCAAGAGCCGCAACGCGCTGATGGACGCCGCCTACGACGATCAGGTCTACGTCGACGACCGCACCATCGACAGCCACATCAAGCGGCTGCGCAAGAAGTTCAAGGCGATCGACGACGACTTCGACATGATCGAGACGCTCTACGGCGTCGGCTACCGTTTCAAGGAGACCTGAGGGCCGCCCGGCCACAGGCCGGCCGCACCCCCGCGATCCCATGACCGCAGAGACCGAGGCCCGCCCCGCGCCCGAGCGCAAGCGTTCCGCCGCGAGGGCGCGGGCGCGGCGATTCTTCGTGACGCGCTTCGCCCGGCTCGTCGGCGGCACCGCCTTCTCCAGCCTGACCCGGCGCATCCTGGTGCTGAACCTCGCCGGGCTGATCGCGCTGGTGTCGGGCATCCTCTACCTCAACCAGTTCCGCGCCGGCCTGACCGACGCCCGGGTCGAGAGCCTGTCGACCCAGGGCGAGATCATCGCCGGCGCCATCGCCGCCTCGGCGACCGTCGAGACCAACTCGATCACCATCGACCCGGAGAAGCTGCTGCGCCTGCAGGCGGGCCAGTCGCTCTCGCCGACCGACGACCTCGAATCGCTCGACTTCCCGATCAATCCCGAGCGCGTCGCCCCGATCCTCCGGCGGCTGATCTCGCCGACGCGGACGCGGGCGCGGATCTACGACCGCGACGGCGTGCTGATCCTCGATTCGCGCTTCCTCTACTCGCGCGGCCAGGTGCTGCGCTTCGATCTGCCGCCACCCGAGCCGGCCGAGCCGCCGCTGTGGCGGCGCTGGTGGGACGGCGCGGTGTTCTGGCTGCGCCGCTCGGACTATCCGGTCTACCAGGAGCTCGGCGGCTCCAACGGCAAGGAATATCCCGAGGTCGCCAACGCGCTCGACGGCTCGCCGGCGAGCGTGGTGCGCGTCAACGACCGCGGCGAGCTGATCGTGTCGGTGGCGGTGCCGATCCAGCGCTACCGCGTCATCCTCGGCAGCCTGCTGCTCTCGACCCAGGGCGGCGACATCGACGACATCGTCACCGCCGAGCGCCTCGCCATCGTGCGCGTGTTCCTGGTCGCCGCCGGCGTGACGGCGGTGCTGTCGATCCTGCTCGCCGGCACCATCGCCGCACCGCTGCGCCGGCTCGCGGCTGCGGCCGACCGGGTCCGCCGCGGCGTCAAGCAGCGCGAGGAGATCCCGGCCTTCGAGCGCGAGGACGAGATCGGCCACCTCGCCCGCGCCTTCCGCGACATGACCAACGCGCTCTACAATCGCATGGACGCGATCGAGAGCTTCGCCGCCGACGTCTCCCACGAACTCAAGAACCCGCTGACCTCGCTGCGCAGCGCCGTCGAGACACTGCCGCTCGCCCGCAACGAGCGCAGCCGGGAACGCCTGCTCGAGATCATCCAGCACGACGTCAAGCGGCTCGACCGGCTGATCACCGACATCTCCGACGCCTCCCGCCTCGACGCCGAACTCGCCCGCGAGGACGCGGTGCCGGTGGACGTCGGCAAGCTGCTCCAGGGCGTCGTCGCGATCGCGCGCGAATCGAGCCGGCACGCCGGCATCGACGTGGCGCTGACCGTCCGGCCCGGCAAGGACAAGGCGCCGCTCCTGGTGCTCGGCCACGACAGCCGGCTCGGTCAGGTGTTCGACAACCTGATCGACAACGCCAAGTCGTTCTCCCCGGCCGGCGGCACCGTCCGCGTCACCGCGCGCCGGTCGGGCCGGCGGGTCGAGATCGTGGTCGACGACGACGGGCCCGGCATCCGCGCCGAGAAGATCGAACGCATCTTCGAGCGCTTCTACACCGACCGTCCGGAGGGCGAGGGCTTCGGCAACAACTCCGGCCTCGGCCTGTCGATCTCGCGCCAGATCGTCGAGGCGCACCAGGGCACGATCGCCGCCGACAACCGCCGCGACGACGCGTCCGATCCCGACCGGGTCACCGGCGCGCGCTTCATCGTCTCGCTGCCGGCCGAATCGTGAGCGCGCCGCCGGCCCTCGAACCGACGGTCCACGCCGGCGCGATCCTGATCGGCGACGTCGGCATCCTGATCCGCGGCCCCTCGGGCTCCGGCAAGAGCGCCCTCGCCCTCGCGCTGATCGAGCGAGCGCGGCAGCGTGGCCGGCTCGGCGCGCTCGTCGCCGACGACCGGGTGATCCTCGCGGTGCACGGCGGCCGGCTCGTCGCCCGGGCGCCGGCGACGATCGCCGGTCTGGTCGAGCGGCGCGGCCGCGGCATCGAGGCGCGGGACCACGAGCCCGCCTGCGTCGTCCGGCTGGTCGTCGACCTCGTCGAGACGGTGGAGCGGATGCCCGAGCCCGATGCCTTCGCCACCGCGATCCTCGGGGTCGCGCTGGCGCGCCAGCCGGTGCCGGCGCGGAGCCTCGCGGTGGCAGTTCCGCTGGTGGAGGCCGCGATTTCGCCCGACCCGCGCCGACCGCAACGCGAAACCGCATTGCAGCACGGAACCGAAAAGCTCTTGCGCTCGCAACGCGACTGGTGAAGATGGGCGTCCGTTCCGGCCGGCGGCCGGACGCCCGACCGTGGTCCCGCACCCGGCACGGGTCTCTTGGGGGAGACGGACGGACAGAATGATAGGCTTGGTTCTCGTGACCCACGGGCGTCTCGCGGACGAATTCCGCGCCGCGCTCGAGCACGTCGTGGGTCCGCAGTCCAACCTGGAGACGATCTGCATCGGCCCCGAGGACGACATGGAACAGCGGCGGCACGACATCATCGCCGCGGTGGGCCGTGTCGACGAGGGCCAGGGCGTCGTCGTCCTGACCGACATGTTCGGCGGCACGCCGTCCAACCTCGCCATATCGGTGATGGACAGTGGCGAAATCGAGGTGATCGCCGGCGTGAACCTTCCGATGCTGGTCAAGCTCGCCAGCGTGCGCATCGACAAGCCGCTGGCCGCCGCGGTCACCGACGCCCGCGACGCCGGCCGCAAGTACATCAGCGTCGCGAGCCAGGTGCTCTCCGGACAATGACCGACACGACCGGCGCGCTCGTCGCGGACCTTCCGATCGTCAACCGCAAGGGCCTGCACGCCCGTGCCTCGGCCAAGTTCGTCCAGCTGGTCGACCGCTTCGACGCCGAGGTCACCGTCTCGCGCGACGGTCAGAGCGTGTCCGGCACCTCGATCATGGGCCTGATGATGCTCGGCGCCGGCATCGGCTGCAGCATCACGGTCGCCTGCTCCGGCCCCGAAGCCGAGGCCGCCATGGCCGCGATCGTCGAGCTCGTCGGCAGCCGCTTCGGCGAGGACGAATAGCGTCGACCTACCGCGGTCACGCCGCTCCGGCGGTGGCGCGGAAGTCGATCTCCACCACGAGCCGGCCGTCCTCGGCGGTCCGCGTCCAGGTCCCCGAGAGCTGGCCGGTCACCAGCGCGTCGATCAGCCGCGTGCCGAAGCCGGCCCGGATGGGCGTCTCCGGCAGCACGATGTCGCGCTCGGACCAGACCAGACGGATCCGCCCGCCCTCCGCCGTCCAGGTCACCGCGAGATGGCCGTCGCCGGAGAGCGCGCCGTATTTCAGCGCGTTGGTGGCGAGTTCGTGCAGCACGAGGCCGACGGCGTAGGCGCGGTCGTCGTCGAGGTCGACGTCGGGACCGGACGTCTCGACGCGCTCGCCCGCCGCCGCGCCGACCTGCCCGAGTTCGCTGCCGACCAGTTCGGCCAGCGAGGTGTGGTCGCGGTGCGAGGCGACCAGGAGGTCCTGCGCCGCGGCCATCGCCTGCAGCCGGCCGCCGAAGGCGTCGAGGAAGGCCGGCAGGTCCGGCGCCGCCCGGCCGGTCAGCCGCGCGATCGACTGGATCCGGCCGATCGCGTTCTTGAGGCGATGGCGCATCTCCTGGAGCACGAGGTCCTTCTCGGCCGCCGCCCGCCGTTCCGTCTCCGACAGGGCCGCCGCGGCGGCGAGTTCGCGCGCCTGGGCGCGGCCCGACCACAGTACGAGCGCGGCGAGGCCGAAGCCCATCGCCAGCACCACCGCCGCGGGATCGAACGCCTCGCTCGCCCCGCCGGGTGCGACCGCGAGCGACAGGTGGAGGGCGCGG
Coding sequences within:
- a CDS encoding HugZ family protein; this translates as MTDAPFDPIAAARAVLRAASTGSLATLGEDGAPFASLVTVATDAAGDPLLMVSRLAVHTRNLDRDGRCALLLVAPGGEGGDPLAGARLTVEGRAARLDGESADLAHARGRFLARHPEAEGYAAFADFGMMRVATDRAHLVAGFGRIHTIAGNDLRAGEDVAAAFAAAEADVVGHVNEGHADTVRLWATRLLGRPDGAWTVVAADPDGLDLSDGESVVRLAFPARQGAPAELRATLRDLADAARARG
- a CDS encoding MATE family efflux transporter, whose protein sequence is MTIQRPNVPADAEGGSAAWHVLRTASLAWPIILSRAGLVVLFTADTVVTGRVGGLELAGLGLGVAPLLVVLLVTLGAMQATVVLAAQSIGAGRPGAIGDILRAGFVNALLLGIGAAALSLFAEDFFVATGQAPDVAAVAAAVARQFAWGMPGQLLFITANMILEATERPRVGMVIILGANLVNVVLDGVLVLGWGGLVETGGAATAMATSSVVRWGAFAAALAVLLADEGRNGGRYGIRAPLSAWVRCFVAAGGETGRTIRRLGLPMGLGQGVESAAFAALVFMAGLIGTAALAAHQTTMTVMALVYMNAVGVGGAASIRVGNAVGRRHPRALARAGWSAIGLGGLLSGLCGVVVAAAPGAVAGLVTADPAALAIATRTLGIAGWLLALDSTMGVAMGALRGLGDVWMPTLLQAAAFWFVAVPVAWLAGFHLDGGAVGLFVGMGAGIIASNALLLPRFAVASRAAVRRLEKAAGTA
- a CDS encoding response regulator transcription factor; translated protein: MPTIALVDDDRNILTSVSIALEAEGYRVDTYTDGASALDGLAQSPPDMAILDIKMPRMDGMELLRRLRQRTDMPVIFLTSKDDEIDELFGLKMGADDFIRKPFSQRLLVERVRAVLRRAAPRDATAPKPTDAAKTIERGALVMDQERHTCTWNGQNVTLTVTEFLILFALAQRPGVVKSRNALMDAAYDDQVYVDDRTIDSHIKRLRKKFKAIDDDFDMIETLYGVGYRFKET
- a CDS encoding sensor histidine kinase; its protein translation is MTAETEARPAPERKRSAARARARRFFVTRFARLVGGTAFSSLTRRILVLNLAGLIALVSGILYLNQFRAGLTDARVESLSTQGEIIAGAIAASATVETNSITIDPEKLLRLQAGQSLSPTDDLESLDFPINPERVAPILRRLISPTRTRARIYDRDGVLILDSRFLYSRGQVLRFDLPPPEPAEPPLWRRWWDGAVFWLRRSDYPVYQELGGSNGKEYPEVANALDGSPASVVRVNDRGELIVSVAVPIQRYRVILGSLLLSTQGGDIDDIVTAERLAIVRVFLVAAGVTAVLSILLAGTIAAPLRRLAAAADRVRRGVKQREEIPAFEREDEIGHLARAFRDMTNALYNRMDAIESFAADVSHELKNPLTSLRSAVETLPLARNERSRERLLEIIQHDVKRLDRLITDISDASRLDAELAREDAVPVDVGKLLQGVVAIARESSRHAGIDVALTVRPGKDKAPLLVLGHDSRLGQVFDNLIDNAKSFSPAGGTVRVTARRSGRRVEIVVDDDGPGIRAEKIERIFERFYTDRPEGEGFGNNSGLGLSISRQIVEAHQGTIAADNRRDDASDPDRVTGARFIVSLPAES
- a CDS encoding HPr kinase/phosphorylase; translation: MSAPPALEPTVHAGAILIGDVGILIRGPSGSGKSALALALIERARQRGRLGALVADDRVILAVHGGRLVARAPATIAGLVERRGRGIEARDHEPACVVRLVVDLVETVERMPEPDAFATAILGVALARQPVPARSLAVAVPLVEAAISPDPRRPQRETALQHGTEKLLRSQRDW
- a CDS encoding PTS sugar transporter subunit IIA, whose protein sequence is MIGLVLVTHGRLADEFRAALEHVVGPQSNLETICIGPEDDMEQRRHDIIAAVGRVDEGQGVVVLTDMFGGTPSNLAISVMDSGEIEVIAGVNLPMLVKLASVRIDKPLAAAVTDARDAGRKYISVASQVLSGQ
- a CDS encoding HPr family phosphocarrier protein, which codes for MTDTTGALVADLPIVNRKGLHARASAKFVQLVDRFDAEVTVSRDGQSVSGTSIMGLMMLGAGIGCSITVACSGPEAEAAMAAIVELVGSRFGEDE